The window GAGCTCGAACCTGTCGAAGGTGGCGGTGCCCTCTCCGTCCGGGCTCTTCCTGGTGGTGATCCTGATCCTCTTGGTCGGGAGCGGGATCGGACCGCTCATCCTAACGCCGGTCCTCTCGGCTATCTGTTTTATCTGGTCGGTGACCTCGTTGAGGGCCTTAATGTTAGTGCTTGCGAGCTTAATCCTTGCCTTCTGCATTTCCGTCCCTCCTAAGAGCTAAGGAAGTAAAGGAAGGAGAAGGCCTTCACTCGGCCTTCTGGATGGAGATAACCATACCGGCAGCGACGGTCTGGCCCATGTCACGGATGGCGAACCTGCCCATCTGCGGGATCTCCTTGACCGGCTCGATGACCATCGGCTTGGTCGGCCTGAGGACGACGATGGCAGAGTCACCGGTCTTGATGAACTGCGGGTTCTCCTCGACGACGTTACCGGTCCTCGGGTCGAGCTTGGCAAGGAGCTGCTCGAACCTGACGGCGACCTGGAGGGTGTGGGCGTGGAGGACCGGGGTGTAACCGATGGTGATAGCGGTCGGGTGGT of the Thermococcus onnurineus NA1 genome contains:
- the rpsJ gene encoding 30S ribosomal protein S10; the encoded protein is MQKARIKLASTNIKALNEVTDQIKQIAERTGVRMSGPIPLPTKRIRITTRKSPDGEGTATFDRFELRVHKRLVDIEADERAMRQIMRIRVPEDVTIEIELIS